A genomic region of Fusarium oxysporum Fo47 chromosome VI, complete sequence contains the following coding sequences:
- a CDS encoding S-adenosyl-L-methionine-dependent methyltransferase — translation MPAPSRPAGALFRNLARSSRRPFALPLPASHTIAASITTSPSPRWHSTSSSNSSQNFSSVNPDEVSHFNALAADWWDPHGSSRLLHLMNPLRHDFIRACHRTDPDSPTRDLTFLDIGCGGGIFAESAARLPTTRHVTAIDPTPEVLAVARSHARKDPGLRSKLQYRQTSIENLPIPATPQEAYDVVSLFEVIEHIDAPGAFLEKVRPFVKPGGWLVMSTIARTWMSWFTTNFMAEDVLGIVPKGTHDWNKYLNEEELRTFLAGRGWSHPMVQGVIYIPGLGWKQVDGSEKVGNYFFAKSLGLQMIK, via the exons ATGCCGGCTCCGTCCCGGCCGGCGGGTGCCCTCTTCCGCAACCTCGCCCGATCAAGTCGGCGGCCTTTCGCCCTCCCATTGCCGGCGAGCCATACCATCGCAGCCTCTATTACGACATCGCCATCACCTCGATGGCACTCCACGTCCTCGTCCAACTCGTCACAGAATTTCTCATCTGTCAACCCCGATGAGGTCTCACACTTCAATGCGCTCGCCGCCGACTGGTGGGATCCTCATGGCTCCTCCCGGCTACTTCATCTCATGAATCCTTTACGTCATGACTTCATCCGCGCTTGTCACCGCACCGACCCCGATTCTCCCACTCGAGACCTGACGTTCCTTGATATTGGCTGCGGCGGTGGTATCTTTGCCGAAAGTGCAGCTCGTTTACCGACTACCAGGCATGTCACTGCTATCGATCCCACCCCCGAAGTGCTCGCTGTAGCACGTTCACACGCTCGCAAAGATCCTGGTCTTCGCTCCAAGCTCCAATATCGGCAAACATCAATCGAAAATCTTCCTATCCCTGCGACACCACAAGAGGCCTACGATGTGGTCTCATTGTTCGAGGTTATCGAGCATATCGATGCTCCAGGCGCATTCCTAGAAAAGGTGCGCCCCTTCGTCAAACCTGGGGGATGGCTTGTTATGAGCACCATCGCGCGAACGTGGATGAGTTGGTTTACCACCAATTTCATGGCCGAGGACGTTCTGGGTATTGTTCCCAAGGGAACACACGACTGGAACAAGTATCTCAACGAGGAAGAGTTGCGAACTTTCCTCGCCGGTCGAGGCTGGAGCCACCCAATGGTGCAGGGTGTAATATATATCCCTGGGCTTGGGTGGAAGCAGGTCGATGGCAGTGAAAAGGTAGGCAACTACTTCTTCGCT AAAAGTTTGGGGTTGCAAATGATCAAATGA